The Hydrogenophaga crocea genome contains a region encoding:
- the epsA gene encoding XrtB/PEP-CTERM-associated transcriptional regulator EpsA, producing MTTTPLPFVRLNASDLEHLLITIERSLEVQTHAQFYLWAQGALQGFIPHEAMWCAWGNVDTIQLRVQMFARGVIAPRVEQQMTDPTDGILPRLVDDWLRGGRAPRLISSAGGDQMGRRQLIGDLKRCGFEHAAVHGVREVQGDYGSFFVFAGLDRVPDHRTAYMLELLMPHLHLALHRMRQRETHEACAEVAPVTILSKREIQVLHWVRNGKTNTEIGQILGISPPTVKNHVQKIMRKLNVNNRAQAVGKSATLRLVTHADLG from the coding sequence ATGACCACGACCCCGCTGCCCTTCGTTCGACTCAACGCCAGTGACCTCGAGCATTTGCTCATCACCATCGAGCGCTCGCTCGAGGTGCAGACGCACGCGCAGTTCTACCTCTGGGCCCAGGGCGCTCTGCAGGGCTTCATTCCCCATGAGGCCATGTGGTGCGCCTGGGGCAATGTGGACACGATCCAGCTGCGCGTGCAGATGTTCGCGCGCGGCGTGATCGCGCCGCGCGTGGAACAGCAGATGACCGATCCCACCGACGGCATCCTGCCGCGCCTGGTCGACGACTGGTTGCGCGGCGGCCGCGCACCGCGCCTCATCAGCAGCGCCGGCGGCGACCAGATGGGCCGGCGCCAGCTGATCGGCGACCTCAAGCGCTGCGGCTTCGAGCATGCGGCCGTGCACGGCGTGCGCGAGGTGCAGGGCGACTACGGCAGCTTCTTCGTCTTCGCGGGGCTCGACCGCGTGCCCGACCACCGCACCGCCTACATGCTGGAACTGCTCATGCCGCACCTGCACCTGGCGCTGCACCGCATGCGCCAGCGCGAGACCCACGAGGCCTGCGCCGAGGTCGCGCCTGTGACCATCCTGTCCAAGCGCGAAATCCAGGTGCTGCACTGGGTGCGCAACGGCAAGACCAACACGGAGATCGGCCAGATCCTGGGCATCAGCCCGCCCACGGTGAAAAACCACGTGCAGAAGATCATGCGCAAGCTCAACGTGAACAACCGCGCCCAGGCCGTGGGCAAGAGCGCCACGCTGCGCCTCGTGACGCACGCCGACCTCGGCTGA
- a CDS encoding type II secretion system protein produces MPAPRARRQRGMGYLLVLFAMAAIGIGLAGTGEVWRTSAQRERETELLFVGQQFRLALASYRDSSPPGTPVAPQSLDELIEDPRFPNARRHLRRLWADPMTGKAEWGLVVAGGRIVGVHSLDTREPLRSAFRARDAELAGASSYAQWIFKAAEIRQPLSDPSVSPNAPRSPP; encoded by the coding sequence ATGCCGGCGCCGCGGGCCCGCCGCCAGCGGGGCATGGGCTACCTGCTGGTGCTCTTTGCCATGGCGGCCATCGGCATCGGCCTGGCGGGCACGGGCGAGGTGTGGCGAACGAGCGCGCAGCGCGAACGCGAAACCGAGCTGCTGTTCGTGGGGCAGCAGTTTCGCCTCGCGCTGGCCTCGTACCGCGACAGCAGCCCGCCCGGCACGCCGGTGGCGCCGCAGAGCCTGGACGAGCTGATCGAAGACCCGCGCTTTCCCAACGCGCGGCGCCACCTGCGCCGGCTCTGGGCCGACCCCATGACCGGCAAGGCCGAGTGGGGGCTGGTGGTGGCGGGCGGGCGCATCGTGGGCGTGCACAGCCTGGACACGCGAGAGCCGCTGCGCAGCGCCTTTCGCGCGCGCGACGCCGAGCTCGCCGGCGCGAGCTCGTACGCGCAATGGATCTTCAAGGCTGCCGAGATCCGGCAGCCCCTCAGCGACCCGTCCGTTTCGCCGAACGCCCCCCGGAGCCCCCCATGA